The DNA region TAAGAGAAAATCAGGAAATCGCTGCGGAAATTGATAAGATTATTAGGGATACTCTGGTGGTAGAACCGGAAAAATTTAATGTGGATGTTATTGCAAAAAATAAAGATGCAAAAGAGTAAAACAGCGTATGAAGCGGCCTTGCATTTACTGAAGTATCGTGGACAGAGTACTTATGAATTGCGTAAAAAATTAAAAGACAGGGAATATCCTTTGCGGGAGATAGAAGAAGCTTTATCGAAACTTTTACACTATGGATATGTAAATGATTTGGATCTTGCTGAAGATTTGTTTAACTTATATAAGAGCAAGAATGCTTATGGAGATGTTTATATTCATAAAAAAATGAAATTGCGAGGCCTTTCCATAGACCGACATTTGACTTTTGATGAAGAATATGCGGCTGCACTTATCATTATGAAAAATAAAGTGAAAGTTTTACCAGCTTTAAAGCATAATTATAGAAGAGCTGCGGGCATATTATATCGTCGGGGTTTTCAAGGATCAGTGATTACCAGTGTTTTGCAAAATTTAAGAATTTCTGATTTTTAGCTTTTTAAAAGCCACATGAAAGAAATATCCTTTTTCCATGTGGCTTTTACTATTTAACATATTGACTTTTTGACTTTTGAGTAATAAAATAGATTTGGTAAAAAGAAAAGGAGCCTATCATCAAATGACAAATTCCATTTTAGCGGATAGAATTGAACAATTTATATTAGAAAGGTTGGGAAAGCAGTCTTCTGATGAATTACTTTTACGGCGTAAGGATGTGGCTGATCTTTTGGAATGTGCCCCGTCACAGGTGACATATGTAATCAATACACGATTTTCATCAGATAATCGATTCATGGTAGAGTCAAGACGAGGAAGCGGCGGATACATTAAAATTTCCATGCGAGGTGTAGCGGAAAAAGATCACGAAATAGTCTCGCATACGGTCTCTGAAAAAAAAGGGGAAACTGATAAAAATGATATAGAATTGGTTGAAAGCAATTTTGAAGGATATTTTAATATGCTTCTGAAATATAATATCATTTCACGCCGTGAATATCACATGATTAAAGTATTAATGCGGACAATGCTTGAATTTTGTCCGCCGGAAGATCGGCAAGATGCTGTAAGAACTATAATACATCAGACAGAGTGGACTTTGAAAGGAGAATAAAATGTTTTGTGAACATTGTCATGGAAGAGCAGCCAATGTACATTTGGTAAGAATTATTAATGGTAAAAAAAGTGAATTACATCTTTGCAATGAATGTGCAAAAGGAGAACGTTTCAAGCAAACTGAAAACTTATTGAATTATTCAATGCCTTCTATTTTAGGAAAAAGATTATTTGATATATTTCCACATTTTTATAAAGATAATAATGGGAGCATTTGTGATGTCAGAAAAGTAGCATCTGATGGATTAAATCTGTCAAAGGGACTGTTTCATGGAAACCAGGATTATAAATCTTTTAGAGAAGAACTCAGACCCTTGTTCAGTCATAATCTGACCAAAAATGAACCGGGCTTAAAGGAAGAGTCAATAAAAGACGAAAAGCTGGCTGAATATGAAAAACAATTAAAATCAGCTATAAATTCGGAAGATTTTGAGCAGGCGGCTAAGCTGCGTGATCAAATACAGGCATATAAAGCACAAAATGGAATTTAAAAGAAAAATTATGATAATCAAACATGTAAGGAGGGAATTTGGATGGAAAATAGGTACACAGACAGCGTAAAGAATGCATGGAAGTTTGCTGCAGAGGAAGCCTCTAAGCTTGGTAGTGAATATGTAGGGACAGAACATCTTTTAATAGGTATTTCAAATGAAAAAGACAGTGTGGGCGGAAAGATTTTAAATTCGTTGGGACTTACAGTAACAGCACTGGAAGAATTCCTGCAGGTGTATAACGATTCAGTTTTTTTCAGAAATACGGACCTTTATATAGCACCTCGTACAAAGCGGGTTCTTGAAATGGCTGTCGAAGAGGCCAATGAACTTGGCAATAATTATGTCGGAACAGAACACTTATTGCTGGCCATTATTCATGAAGGCGGCGGATTGGCGATCCGCATATTGGAGCAGTTCAATGTAACAGGAGGTAAATTGAAGCGTGCTTTTGAACAATTTATGTCGGAAGAAAATGATAGTGAAAAGAATGAAAATCTTGGCGACTTGGGAGAATTTGCTGTTGATTTGAATGAAAGGGCAAAACAGGGAAAAATCGATCCTGTTGTTGGGCGTCAGACTGAAATTAACCGAGTTATTCAAATTCTCTCACGGAGAAATAAAAACAATCCGGTTCTTATTGGCGAACCGGGCGTGGGGAAAACTGCGATTGCAGAAGGTTTAGCACAGCGAATTATCAATAATGACGTTCCCGAAATTTTAAAAAACTGTAGAATCATTTCTTTAAATATGTCTTCCGTGGTAGCGGGAACAAAGTATAGAGGGGAATTTGAAGAGCGGTTAAAAAAAGTCTTGGAAGAAGTAAAGAAACATGAGAACTGGATTCTGTTTATTGATGAATTACATACTCTTGTAGGTGCCGGTGCAGGGGAAGGTTCCATGGATGCTGCTAATATTATGAAACCTGCCCTTGCCAGAGGAGAGATTAGATGCATTGGCGCGACAACATTGAAAGAATATAAGAAATATATTGAGAAAGATGCAGCTCTTGAACGCCGCTTCCAGCCTGTAAAAGTGGGAGAACCTACTCCTAAGGATACTATTGATATATTAATGGGACTTCGCGATAGATATGAAGCATTCCATAAAGCAAAAATTACGGATGAGGCTATCAAAAAAGCGGTAGAGTTATCTTCTCGTTATATTACCGATCGTTTCCAGCCGGATAAAGCAATTGATGTTATTGATGAAGCCGCAGCTAAGGTTCGTATGGAGGCTTCTTCTACACCGGACGATTTGAAAAAAAAGGAGGAGGATCTTGCCTCTGTCCAGAAAGAGAAGGAAGCCGCCATATCTGCTCAAAATTTTGAACGCGCTGCCATATTAAGGGATCAGGCAAAAGAGCTATCCGGACAAATTGAAAAGATGAAGGGAGAATGGAAAGGCGGTGATCATGAGCATTTAGTTGTTACAGAAGAAGACGTAGCTGAGGTGGTTGCCAAGTGGACAGGTGTCCCCCTTCAGAATCTGAAACAGAAGGATTCTGAACGTCTGCTTCATTTGGAAGAAGAACTTCATAAACGTGTTATTGGGCAGGAAGATGCCGTAACTGCTGTTGCCAAGGCAATCCGGCGCGCCAGAGCAGGGATGAAAGATCCGAAAAGACCTATTGGTTCGTTTCTGTTTCTTGGTTCTACTGGTGTTGGTAAGACAGAATTGGCAAGGGCGTTGGCAGAAACTATGTTTGGCAGTGAGAAGAATATGCTTCGCTTTGATATGTCTGAGTATATGGAGAAACATGAAGTATCGCGCCTTGTTGGGGCACCTCCAGGATATGTAGGATATGAAGAGGGCGGGCAATTAACGGATGCCGTTCGCAGGAATCCATATAGTGTCATTCTTTTTGATGAAGTGGAAAAAGCACATGCAGATTTCTTTAATATCTTACTACAGGTACTTGATGATGGACGCTTAACAGATGGGCAGGGACGTACCGTTGATTTTACAAACTGTGTCATTATTATGACAAGTAATCTTGGATCAGGATTGTTACGCGGCAAAGAGAAGAAATTGGGCTTTATTGATAAGAATGAAGACAAGAAAGATTTTGAAAGTGCAAAAGCCATGATTTTAGATCAGGTCAAACATACTTTTCGACCTGAATTTATTAACAGGATTGATGAGATTATCGTTTTCCATCCGCTGACTACAGAAAATCTATCAGAAATCGCAAAACTCCTTTTAAAAGCAGTTGAAAAGAAATTGGAACATCTTCATTTGAAAATGGATGTTTCTGAAAAAGCTCGCAATCATTTGATTGCAGACGGTTCTGATTTTGAATATGGTGCACGGCCTTTGAAAAGAACTATTCAAAAAGAAGTGGAAGATGAAATCTCTGAATTATTATTATCAGGAAAGCTGAAAGGGAAGAGTACCATCCATGTAGATGTTGGTGAAAAAAACAATCTGGTGTTTAATGCAGACTAAGGCTTATCGGTAAAAAGTAGTATAATGGGCATAGGGACGATCTCTATGTCCATTTTATATTGCGGGAGAGATTGACGAATATGAACTCAAAAACCAAGACAAAGTTTATATGTCATAATTGTGGAGCAGAAACGCCTAAGTGGATGGGTAAATGCCCCAATTGTGGAGAATGGAATTCATTAGAGGAAAAAATAGAAGAAAGTATTCCCAAAAGCATACGAACGTTATCTTTTCAATCCGGAAAAGAACCTACCAGTTTAACTGATATAGAAATAAAAGATACAGATAGAGTGAAATTGGGAATAACAGAATTAGATCGTCCATTAGGAGGCGGTATAGTCTCCGATTCCGTTATTCTTTGGGGTGGAGAACCGGGAATCGGAAAATCAACTCTTATTTTACAAATATGTGATTCATTTACAAAGATGGGAAAAACTGTACTATATTGCAGTGGTGAGGAATCAGATATACAGATTAAAATGAGAGCAGAACGGCTTTCTGTAAATACAGAGGAATGTTTTGTTTTTGCTGAAAGCAATTTAGAAACAATTCTTGCCGAGGTAGATAAACTACATCCGGATATGGTTATTATTGATTCTATACAAACCACTTATCTTCCTAACAGTTCTTCAGCAATGGGGAGTCCGACACAAATCAGGGACTGCACAGCAATACTTGTAAAGATGGCTAAAGAATCAGGGATTATCGTAATGATTATCGGGCACGTTACAAAAGAGGGAAATATTGCGGGTCCGCGTATATTAGAACATATGGTAGATGTGGTTTTTTATTTGGAAGGAGATAGAAACTATCAATTTCGTGTGCTTCGTACTGTGAAAAATCGATTTGGTTCTACATCTGAATCAGGACTCTTTGTAATGGGGCGGAAAGGATTGAAAGGGATTGATGATCCGTCTAAGTATCTTCTAAAAGGAATACAAGAAGCTCCTGTATCTGGAAGTACAGTTGCTGCCTGCATGGAAGGCTTACGTCCAATCTTGATTGAGGTACAGGCACTTACAGTCCATTCCGTACTGGCAGTTCCGCGTAGAATTGCATCTGGTTACGATTTTAATAGATTGGTTATTTTACTTGCCGTACTGGAAAAAAAGGGGAAAATTCCATTTTCTGCTGATGATGTATATCTCAATGTGGCAGGTGGCTATAAATTAAAAGAAACAGCAGCGGATTTATCAGTAGCACTGGCATTATTTTCCGTAAAGTATGATATACCTTTGAAAAAATTCTGTATGGCTTTAGGTGAAATTGGATTAACCGGTGAAATCCTCCCTGTTTCTAAGTTAAGCTTACGACTCAAAGAGGCGGTTAAAATGAATTTTACTGAATTTGTCCTCCCTGCGAGGAATCAGGAAGAGGCTGAAAACTATTTTAAAGATAATCACCGGGAGGAATTACTCTCGCATGTGGTATTTATAAATCATTTGGAAGAGGCGATCCATTTTTTTAAATCACAGGTGTGAGATAAGAGAAAGGTTTGTTTTTCAATCCGTTATGATTGTGCTATTATAATTAAAATGTGTAAATGTAGTATTTCAGAAATCATTTTATGGAAACTAAAGAGGAATTTATAATATGCCGGAAAAAGTATTAAAGGCCATATTTATTCTGCTTTTTTCTGTATTGGGAATAGTGTTGTCTACCCAGACGGAACCGTTGCTTACCGCAGTCATTCCTAAAAACGTTTTGACCGAGACAATTTTGGGAATTACAATTTTATCATTGGGTGTCATGCTGATAGGCGGAATTTTAGGTGCACTTGTAGGACGAGTCATTTCGGGCTATTTGATTAGCAGTTTGTTTGCCTTTACATCCCGAGTCGAAAAATCACTGCTGCTTATATCGACACAGGATCTTATAATTGGTACTTTAGGATTATTTGCAGGGCTTATTATAGCTAATTTAGTTGGATTGGCGTTTGGCAGTATTCCATATATAGGTCCTTATGTATCTGTGGCTCTCAGTATAATTTTGGGATATATCGGAATGCACCTGACAATTTCCAAAAAGGCCGAAATTGCAGGATGGTTTCATTTCAAGGCAGAATCTGGTACAAAACAGAAAAAGAAAAAAGTAGGGAAACTGCTTGATACGAATATTATTATTGATGGACGTATTTTGAATATTTATCAGTCTGGTTTTTTAGAGGGGCCAATCATCGTTCCTGTTTTTGTGCTGGAAGAATTACAGAAAATTGCTGATTCAGCAGATGTATTGAAAAGAAATCGCGGACGTCGGGGATTGGATATTCTTAATCAGATAAAGAAGAAAAGCAAAGATGAACTGATTATTTTGACGGAAGATTTTGAGGAGATTAATGAAGTTGATTCTAAATTAGTAAAACTAGCGAGAACTCATGGCTATAAAATTATTACTAATGATTATAATCTAAATAAGGTTGCGGAATTACAAGGGGTTGCAGTATTAAATATCAATGAACTTATTATTGCATTAAAACCGGCTGTTATTCCGGGGGAAGAAGTGTATGTCCAATTAGTAAAAAATGGCAAGGAAGAAGGACAAGGTGTAGCGTTTTTAGATGATGGGACAATGATCGTGGTCGAAAATGGGAGCCAATTTATCGGACAGGAAATACCTGTTATTATTGCATCCGTCTTGCAAACAAAAGCCGGACAAATAATTTTCGCAAAAGCTAAATTAGAGAGTGGATATGATGAATAGCCTTATCTTAGTAGCGGCGGGAGAGGGAACCCGTATAGGCGGCTCAATAAATAAACTGCTTATGGAGATGCATGGACATCCTTTAATCTGGTATACCTTTAAAAATATTTTAGACAGTAAACTACTAGATGAAATCGTCATTGTTGTGAAAGATACTGAAAAAAGTCAATTTCAACAGATTCTTTCAGAATTTAAACATGCCATTCCGATTAAATGGGGACAAGGTGGAAATACGCGTGTAGATTCTGTCATCAATGGAATTTCTCAAATATCTTCTAAATCGGAGAAACTCCTGATTCATGATGGAGCGCGTCCATTGGTCGGCGGAGACGCGATAGATCAAATTCTTAACAAGCTGGGGCCTGCGCATCCAGCCGTCATTTTTGCTCTTCCCTGTATAGATACAATGAAGGAGATAAACGATGAACAAGTGAAGAAAACGGTAGACCGTTCGAAACTTTATCGTGCCCAGACACCGCAAGGGGTGCTTACGGCTTTGTACAAAAAAGCCTTATTGCAAATAAAGTCATTAAAGAATATAACAGATGATTCCTCGATATTTGAGGCGGTAAAGATTCCGGTCACAATTATTCCCGGACGCGAGAACTTTTTTAAAGTAACCACGACGGAAGATTGGAACCGCTTTAGCAATATGATATATCCAAGCAAAATACCAGCTTACATCAGAGTCGGAGAGGGGTATGACATCCATCGTTTTGAGGTATCTCGCCCTTTATTTTTGGGTGGAATAAAAATTGCTGATTCTGGTGGATTATCGGGGCATTCCGATGCGGATGTTCTGATTCATGCGATTATGGATGCATTGCTGGGAGCTGCAGGACTACCTGATATAGGCCACTTTTTCCCTGATAGTGATGTCCGGTTTGATGGGGCATGCAGTTTGGAATTACTTAAACAGGTAAGTCGGCACATTACGAAACAAAATTATTTGATTGGTAATATAGACAGTACTGTTATTG from Dialister invisus DSM 15470 includes:
- the ispF gene encoding 2-C-methyl-D-erythritol 2,4-cyclodiphosphate synthase, which codes for MMNSLILVAAGEGTRIGGSINKLLMEMHGHPLIWYTFKNILDSKLLDEIVIVVKDTEKSQFQQILSEFKHAIPIKWGQGGNTRVDSVINGISQISSKSEKLLIHDGARPLVGGDAIDQILNKLGPAHPAVIFALPCIDTMKEINDEQVKKTVDRSKLYRAQTPQGVLTALYKKALLQIKSLKNITDDSSIFEAVKIPVTIIPGRENFFKVTTTEDWNRFSNMIYPSKIPAYIRVGEGYDIHRFEVSRPLFLGGIKIADSGGLSGHSDADVLIHAIMDALLGAAGLPDIGHFFPDSDVRFDGACSLELLKQVSRHITKQNYLIGNIDSTVIAEKPKISEYIEAMKAIMSAALNISKNQINIKATTNEKLGDIGRGKGIAALASVILFRREYNE
- a CDS encoding ATP-dependent Clp protease ATP-binding subunit; this encodes MENRYTDSVKNAWKFAAEEASKLGSEYVGTEHLLIGISNEKDSVGGKILNSLGLTVTALEEFLQVYNDSVFFRNTDLYIAPRTKRVLEMAVEEANELGNNYVGTEHLLLAIIHEGGGLAIRILEQFNVTGGKLKRAFEQFMSEENDSEKNENLGDLGEFAVDLNERAKQGKIDPVVGRQTEINRVIQILSRRNKNNPVLIGEPGVGKTAIAEGLAQRIINNDVPEILKNCRIISLNMSSVVAGTKYRGEFEERLKKVLEEVKKHENWILFIDELHTLVGAGAGEGSMDAANIMKPALARGEIRCIGATTLKEYKKYIEKDAALERRFQPVKVGEPTPKDTIDILMGLRDRYEAFHKAKITDEAIKKAVELSSRYITDRFQPDKAIDVIDEAAAKVRMEASSTPDDLKKKEEDLASVQKEKEAAISAQNFERAAILRDQAKELSGQIEKMKGEWKGGDHEHLVVTEEDVAEVVAKWTGVPLQNLKQKDSERLLHLEEELHKRVIGQEDAVTAVAKAIRRARAGMKDPKRPIGSFLFLGSTGVGKTELARALAETMFGSEKNMLRFDMSEYMEKHEVSRLVGAPPGYVGYEEGGQLTDAVRRNPYSVILFDEVEKAHADFFNILLQVLDDGRLTDGQGRTVDFTNCVIIMTSNLGSGLLRGKEKKLGFIDKNEDKKDFESAKAMILDQVKHTFRPEFINRIDEIIVFHPLTTENLSEIAKLLLKAVEKKLEHLHLKMDVSEKARNHLIADGSDFEYGARPLKRTIQKEVEDEISELLLSGKLKGKSTIHVDVGEKNNLVFNAD
- a CDS encoding CtsR family transcriptional regulator, whose protein sequence is MVKRKGAYHQMTNSILADRIEQFILERLGKQSSDELLLRRKDVADLLECAPSQVTYVINTRFSSDNRFMVESRRGSGGYIKISMRGVAEKDHEIVSHTVSEKKGETDKNDIELVESNFEGYFNMLLKYNIISRREYHMIKVLMRTMLEFCPPEDRQDAVRTIIHQTEWTLKGE
- a CDS encoding UvrB/UvrC motif-containing protein, yielding MFCEHCHGRAANVHLVRIINGKKSELHLCNECAKGERFKQTENLLNYSMPSILGKRLFDIFPHFYKDNNGSICDVRKVASDGLNLSKGLFHGNQDYKSFREELRPLFSHNLTKNEPGLKEESIKDEKLAEYEKQLKSAINSEDFEQAAKLRDQIQAYKAQNGI
- the radA gene encoding DNA repair protein RadA, translating into MNSKTKTKFICHNCGAETPKWMGKCPNCGEWNSLEEKIEESIPKSIRTLSFQSGKEPTSLTDIEIKDTDRVKLGITELDRPLGGGIVSDSVILWGGEPGIGKSTLILQICDSFTKMGKTVLYCSGEESDIQIKMRAERLSVNTEECFVFAESNLETILAEVDKLHPDMVIIDSIQTTYLPNSSSAMGSPTQIRDCTAILVKMAKESGIIVMIIGHVTKEGNIAGPRILEHMVDVVFYLEGDRNYQFRVLRTVKNRFGSTSESGLFVMGRKGLKGIDDPSKYLLKGIQEAPVSGSTVAACMEGLRPILIEVQALTVHSVLAVPRRIASGYDFNRLVILLAVLEKKGKIPFSADDVYLNVAGGYKLKETAADLSVALALFSVKYDIPLKKFCMALGEIGLTGEILPVSKLSLRLKEAVKMNFTEFVLPARNQEEAENYFKDNHREELLSHVVFINHLEEAIHFFKSQV
- a CDS encoding regulatory protein RecX — its product is MLLQKIKMQKSKTAYEAALHLLKYRGQSTYELRKKLKDREYPLREIEEALSKLLHYGYVNDLDLAEDLFNLYKSKNAYGDVYIHKKMKLRGLSIDRHLTFDEEYAAALIIMKNKVKVLPALKHNYRRAAGILYRRGFQGSVITSVLQNLRISDF
- a CDS encoding PIN/TRAM domain-containing protein; protein product: MPEKVLKAIFILLFSVLGIVLSTQTEPLLTAVIPKNVLTETILGITILSLGVMLIGGILGALVGRVISGYLISSLFAFTSRVEKSLLLISTQDLIIGTLGLFAGLIIANLVGLAFGSIPYIGPYVSVALSIILGYIGMHLTISKKAEIAGWFHFKAESGTKQKKKKVGKLLDTNIIIDGRILNIYQSGFLEGPIIVPVFVLEELQKIADSADVLKRNRGRRGLDILNQIKKKSKDELIILTEDFEEINEVDSKLVKLARTHGYKIITNDYNLNKVAELQGVAVLNINELIIALKPAVIPGEEVYVQLVKNGKEEGQGVAFLDDGTMIVVENGSQFIGQEIPVIIASVLQTKAGQIIFAKAKLESGYDE